From Planctomycetota bacterium, a single genomic window includes:
- a CDS encoding glycosyltransferase: protein MRRVLFVTPAFLPENHISARRPAGLAKYLREFGWEVTVLTQCEPAHLRDPVSPEELRREAGLDESRVLRIVRSVRPLSANPLLKAMRGIAEYWVLPGSDNSRTARQGLRQARGLSLDVDAIWATAPGYSVFLIASGLSRRLGVPWVADFRDIAEKYVVYPWWVRKVMAWREARFCRTAARITTIEPNAHILSRRHRAPITFISNGFDPEQLCEAPGRPEGDVFRIVYTGTIQGRQDPGPILQAVDELVRDGAIPASEIAVEFHGCLGRRARRACLPEARRSAAPVRQLPWVPNAEALRVQRGATVLLSLGIPGAPCVLPGKLFEYMAAGRPVLAYPSDPEGVDPLLASTGIGRACGSVAEAKAVLLGWHREWKGTGDIRMDRRPAEIQKWSRREQAGALGAVLDSASPPGTPCPLAAGWR, encoded by the coding sequence GTGAGGAGGGTGCTCTTCGTCACGCCCGCCTTCCTGCCCGAGAACCACATCTCGGCCCGCCGCCCCGCCGGCCTGGCGAAGTACCTGAGGGAGTTCGGCTGGGAGGTGACGGTGCTGACGCAGTGCGAGCCCGCACACCTGCGCGACCCCGTGAGCCCCGAGGAACTGCGCCGCGAGGCGGGCCTCGACGAGTCGCGCGTCCTCCGAATCGTGCGGAGCGTGCGGCCGCTGTCGGCCAACCCGCTCCTGAAGGCGATGCGGGGCATCGCCGAATACTGGGTGCTGCCAGGCTCCGACAACAGCCGCACGGCCCGCCAGGGCCTCCGGCAGGCGCGCGGGCTGTCTCTGGACGTGGATGCGATCTGGGCGACGGCGCCCGGCTACAGCGTGTTCCTCATCGCCTCGGGCCTCTCGCGGCGGCTGGGCGTGCCGTGGGTGGCGGACTTTCGTGACATTGCGGAGAAGTACGTCGTCTACCCCTGGTGGGTGCGCAAGGTGATGGCGTGGCGCGAGGCGCGCTTCTGCCGCACCGCGGCGCGGATCACCACCATCGAGCCGAATGCACACATTCTGAGCCGCCGGCACCGCGCGCCCATCACGTTCATCTCGAACGGCTTCGACCCTGAGCAACTGTGCGAGGCCCCCGGGCGGCCCGAGGGAGATGTCTTCCGCATCGTCTACACGGGCACCATCCAGGGCCGGCAGGACCCAGGGCCGATCCTCCAGGCCGTGGATGAGCTGGTGCGCGACGGCGCCATTCCGGCGAGCGAGATCGCCGTGGAGTTTCACGGCTGCCTGGGCCGTCGGGCGCGGCGGGCGTGCCTGCCCGAGGCGCGCCGGTCGGCCGCGCCGGTGAGGCAGTTGCCCTGGGTGCCGAATGCCGAGGCCCTGCGGGTGCAGCGCGGGGCCACGGTGCTCCTGTCGCTGGGCATTCCGGGCGCGCCGTGCGTGTTGCCGGGCAAGCTCTTCGAGTACATGGCCGCGGGCCGGCCCGTCCTGGCATATCCCAGCGACCCGGAGGGCGTGGACCCTCTCCTTGCGAGCACCGGGATCGGCCGGGCGTGTGGCTCGGTGGCGGAGGCCAAGGCCGTGCTCCTGGGGTGGCATCGCGAGTGGAAGGGCACGGGGGATATCCGGATGGACCGAAGGCCCGCCGAAATCCAGAAGTGGAGCCGCCGGGAGCAAGCGGGCGCGCTGGGGGCGGTGCTGGATTCGGCGTCCCCGCCTGGCACCCCGTGCCCGCTGGCGGCGGGTTGGCGCTGA
- a CDS encoding glycosyltransferase, producing the protein MRSVLLIAPDFPPMNRQSSRRAAAMAKYLPACGWHVTVLTSLPADCLGPMSDEEVRANVGIPESQIIRKHLPAERAASMGRLARRWLGVIDILCLPGSRSSRWARQVLAELGRQPCAPEVIWATGPHWGPFVAATIAAREHGVPWVADHRDPVDLIVQNQALRRLVAWRERRICRTASHQIAVSEPWAALLRQRAAVPVTVIPNGFDPDWLCAEPPRPRVGTFTIAYTGSAWGSRDVLPVTRAMNELITEGAVPAEEVEILLYSLSAEFLREHGLNSFRKPPRILPKLSLTEILRAQREATVLLVLGMPDTPGVLTSKVFEYMAAGRPVLSYPKHPECLDRVLEATGIGVSCDSVEELKTVLLRWYREWKQTGDIRMSRNPDEIMKYSRKEQAKTLAAVLDRVVAEHKGRGA; encoded by the coding sequence ATGAGAAGCGTCCTCCTCATCGCCCCCGACTTCCCGCCGATGAACCGGCAGTCGTCCCGCCGCGCGGCGGCGATGGCCAAGTACCTCCCGGCCTGCGGCTGGCACGTCACCGTGCTGACGTCGCTGCCCGCAGACTGCCTGGGCCCGATGTCTGATGAGGAGGTCCGAGCCAACGTCGGCATTCCCGAATCGCAGATCATCCGCAAGCACCTCCCCGCGGAACGCGCCGCCTCGATGGGCAGGCTGGCACGAAGGTGGCTCGGGGTGATCGACATTCTGTGTCTTCCTGGATCCCGCAGCTCGCGATGGGCGCGGCAGGTGCTGGCAGAACTGGGGCGCCAGCCGTGCGCCCCTGAGGTGATCTGGGCCACTGGACCGCATTGGGGCCCGTTCGTCGCGGCCACGATCGCAGCGAGAGAGCACGGTGTGCCCTGGGTGGCTGACCACAGGGATCCGGTGGATCTGATCGTCCAGAACCAAGCCCTCAGGAGGCTGGTGGCCTGGCGCGAGAGGCGCATCTGTCGAACCGCCTCGCACCAGATCGCGGTATCGGAGCCCTGGGCCGCGCTGCTGCGGCAGAGAGCCGCCGTTCCTGTCACGGTGATCCCGAACGGCTTTGACCCGGACTGGCTGTGTGCAGAGCCTCCCCGGCCGAGGGTGGGCACGTTCACAATCGCCTACACGGGTTCAGCGTGGGGTTCTCGGGACGTGCTGCCAGTGACCAGGGCGATGAATGAGTTGATCACCGAGGGTGCTGTACCAGCGGAAGAAGTGGAGATCCTGCTCTACTCGCTTTCCGCTGAGTTCCTGCGGGAGCACGGACTCAATTCATTCCGCAAGCCGCCCCGCATCCTGCCGAAGCTGTCCCTGACCGAGATTCTCCGCGCACAGCGTGAGGCGACGGTGCTGCTCGTGCTCGGCATGCCAGACACACCGGGGGTGCTGACGAGCAAGGTCTTCGAGTATATGGCTGCCGGGCGTCCTGTATTGTCCTACCCCAAACATCCCGAGTGCCTGGACCGTGTGCTGGAGGCGACGGGGATTGGGGTCTCGTGCGACTCCGTAGAGGAGCTGAAGACGGTGCTGTTGCGGTGGTATCGGGAGTGGAAGCAGACGGGCGACATCCGCATGAGCCGCAATCCGGACGAGATCATGAAGTACAGCCGCAAGGAACAGGCCAAGACGCTGGCGGCAGTGCTCGACCGCGTGGTGGCCGAGCACAAGGGACGCGGCGCGTGA
- a CDS encoding glycosyltransferase — translation MRVLLLTPWYPPGAGGFVRAHAKAAALHNEVVVLHMAGRCPHLRRRYLVEREPDEALTAGIPTYRVRHRCAAVPGWSFLWETYSTFRAFRQLWAGGFRPDLLHAHVFDAGFAAVLLGKRYGLPVVISEHFSSFLMKTLSRRQVRKARFAFARARLVLPISLALQHAIEAYGIRARFRVVPNPVDTATFRPKVAPPAEPARRLLSVGFYDGRHLKGIPVLLRSLAALRGTRADWRLDIVGDGPAREGYVKTAADLGLLDKVSFLGARPHGEVAERMRGADLVVVSSLCETFSIVAIEALATGTPVLATRCGGPEEFITPEVGMLVPPNDEAALCRGIDYMLDHLSDFPPSRLSEYAAQRFSLASVGRQLHAAYEECLNRPAVPFGASGGAGTRGPGAGARPGAGP, via the coding sequence CTGAGGGTTCTGCTGCTCACCCCCTGGTATCCTCCCGGAGCTGGCGGCTTCGTTCGGGCGCACGCCAAGGCCGCTGCCCTGCACAACGAGGTCGTGGTGCTTCACATGGCCGGCCGCTGCCCGCACCTGCGCCGGCGCTACCTCGTGGAACGCGAGCCGGATGAAGCCCTCACCGCGGGCATCCCGACCTATCGCGTCCGGCACCGCTGTGCCGCGGTTCCAGGCTGGTCGTTTCTCTGGGAAACGTACAGCACGTTCCGAGCGTTCCGACAGCTCTGGGCCGGCGGGTTCAGGCCGGACCTTCTTCACGCGCACGTGTTCGATGCCGGGTTCGCGGCGGTGCTCCTTGGCAAGCGCTATGGCCTCCCCGTGGTCATCTCGGAGCACTTCAGCTCCTTCCTGATGAAGACCCTGTCGAGACGCCAGGTTCGCAAGGCCAGGTTCGCCTTCGCGAGAGCGCGGCTGGTGTTGCCGATAAGCCTCGCCTTGCAGCACGCTATCGAAGCATACGGCATCCGTGCGCGCTTTCGCGTCGTGCCGAATCCTGTGGACACGGCGACCTTCCGTCCCAAGGTGGCGCCGCCTGCTGAGCCGGCGAGGCGCCTCCTTTCGGTCGGCTTCTACGACGGACGGCACCTCAAAGGGATACCCGTTCTGCTCCGCTCGTTGGCGGCCCTCCGGGGCACACGCGCGGATTGGCGGCTAGACATTGTGGGCGACGGCCCGGCTCGGGAGGGATACGTGAAGACGGCCGCCGATCTCGGTCTTCTGGACAAGGTGAGCTTCCTGGGCGCCCGACCGCACGGGGAGGTCGCCGAAAGGATGCGGGGAGCCGACCTCGTGGTCGTCAGCAGCCTGTGCGAGACCTTCTCCATCGTCGCCATTGAGGCCCTGGCCACCGGCACGCCCGTGCTGGCGACCCGCTGCGGCGGGCCCGAGGAGTTCATCACCCCCGAGGTCGGCATGCTCGTGCCTCCGAACGACGAGGCCGCGCTGTGCCGAGGAATTGACTACATGCTCGACCATCTGAGCGACTTCCCGCCGAGTCGGCTCTCGGAGTACGCGGCCCAGCGCTTCAGCCTCGCGAGCGTGGGCCGGCAATTGCACGCCGCGTACGAGGAATGCCTGAACCGGCCCGCCGTCCCATTCGGTGCCTCGGGCGGCGCCGGTACCCGCGGCCCGGGAGCCGGCGCTCGGCCTGGGGCAGGACCATGA
- a CDS encoding glycosyltransferase gives MTAPAVTVLMSVHNGEAFLRQAVDSILAQTFRDFEFLIVDDGSTDGTGAILRSYSDPRVVVVRNDRCLTLPVSLNRGLRAARAPLVARADADDVYVPTRLARQVSYMERSQQIGASSAAFWTTDEKGGILERHSPPCRDEQIRLMLLWTACLSHPLAIFRRELVLTFGGYDERFWVAQDYDLWARLRDHTIFGNLSAPLMRHRSHPRSSAATRGLAGRELGCSVSRRLMSRYLGRELGGPEAAGLRWLLCGHGPIKADLLPLVLSLLAELLLQARARESSSTFAWLRRAASASLLQQSIALVRRNSAASRRLFWRALRLWPPRMATLAAVKQVGRLLGIKRAHFLPAHQGRSGTARHTPTPEDPAEDGA, from the coding sequence ATGACGGCGCCAGCGGTGACAGTGCTGATGTCCGTTCACAACGGCGAGGCCTTCCTTCGCCAGGCGGTGGATAGCATCCTCGCCCAGACGTTCCGGGATTTCGAGTTCCTCATCGTGGACGATGGCAGCACGGACGGCACAGGGGCGATTCTGCGCAGCTACTCGGATCCCAGGGTTGTGGTCGTACGCAATGACCGTTGCCTCACGCTGCCTGTGTCGCTGAACCGGGGCCTTCGGGCGGCGCGCGCCCCCCTTGTGGCACGTGCGGACGCGGATGATGTCTACGTCCCCACCCGCCTGGCCAGGCAGGTGAGCTACATGGAACGCAGCCAGCAGATCGGTGCATCGTCCGCCGCTTTCTGGACTACTGACGAGAAGGGAGGGATTCTTGAGCGTCACTCGCCTCCGTGCAGAGATGAACAGATCAGGCTGATGCTTCTCTGGACCGCCTGCCTCTCTCACCCCCTGGCCATCTTCCGGCGCGAGCTGGTTCTGACCTTCGGCGGATACGATGAGAGGTTCTGGGTTGCGCAGGACTATGACCTGTGGGCGAGACTCCGTGACCATACGATCTTCGGCAACCTCTCTGCCCCCCTGATGAGACACCGATCCCATCCCCGTTCGAGCGCGGCCACCCGCGGGCTTGCTGGCAGAGAGCTTGGTTGCAGCGTCTCCCGGCGCCTGATGTCTCGCTACCTCGGGCGCGAGCTTGGCGGGCCGGAGGCCGCGGGGCTAAGATGGCTTCTGTGTGGTCATGGCCCGATCAAAGCCGACCTACTGCCTCTCGTCCTCTCGCTCCTTGCCGAACTGCTCCTCCAGGCCAGAGCGCGCGAGTCCAGCTCCACTTTCGCCTGGCTCAGGAGAGCAGCATCAGCGTCGCTCCTCCAGCAGTCCATCGCTCTCGTTCGACGCAACAGCGCGGCAAGCCGCCGGCTGTTCTGGCGAGCCCTCCGTCTCTGGCCGCCCCGAATGGCAACCCTGGCCGCCGTAAAGCAGGTCGGGCGCCTTCTGGGCATCAAGCGCGCGCACTTCCTGCCTGCCCATCAGGGAAGAAGCGGGACAGCGCGCCACACCCCGACCCCAGAAGACCCCGCGGAGGATGGCGCCTGA
- a CDS encoding class I SAM-dependent methyltransferase has protein sequence MYERLRAVGTLLPHRTGCVLAISHSANLCGLLSLKPTAVVEANYPEHSILHLDYPDASFDHVLSDQVLEHVEGSPQQAIDECHRVLRRGGIAVHTTCLLHPIHGAPEDFWRFTPQGLSLLHRAWTRVIEVGSWGNREVWPIVGDEGDGLRYEGVPHARWHPFHRLATRNDPRWPIVTWIIAVK, from the coding sequence ATGTATGAACGACTCCGTGCTGTCGGAACGCTCTTGCCGCACCGAACAGGATGCGTGCTCGCTATCAGTCATTCGGCCAATCTCTGCGGACTCCTCAGCCTGAAGCCAACGGCAGTTGTCGAGGCCAACTACCCAGAGCACAGCATTCTCCACCTTGACTACCCAGATGCCAGCTTTGACCACGTGCTATCGGACCAAGTGCTGGAGCATGTCGAGGGAAGTCCACAACAGGCCATAGATGAATGCCACCGAGTTCTGAGAAGGGGCGGCATAGCTGTCCACACCACCTGTCTGCTCCACCCAATCCATGGCGCCCCAGAGGACTTCTGGCGATTCACACCCCAAGGCTTGTCTCTGCTCCACCGAGCTTGGACAAGGGTTATCGAGGTCGGTAGCTGGGGGAACAGAGAAGTGTGGCCGATAGTGGGCGACGAAGGTGATGGTCTCAGGTACGAAGGGGTCCCGCACGCCAGGTGGCACCCTTTCCACCGACTGGCCACAAGAAACGATCCACGGTGGCCCATTGTCACCTGGATCATAGCGGTCAAGTGA
- a CDS encoding class I SAM-dependent methyltransferase: MREATDGEHVSGETQPSVPPFSKYVRRGAYHWLAFSRDPRNHDLLTAARYRAVLDAVRIRDGMSVLDVGSGDGALTYMLYRRNPNGQTSCVEPDLTGRALAAEMLRRKGASVKVLDALALVGDGTQDVVVCADVIEHVADARGLLADMRRVMRPNGRLVLSTPVRLTEFVQAREHVREFFPGEFSRLVGESLCVTQHAFCTSLFALDLYYWYPRLFLRRPVFRWLMSLANIWFGKNLLYKFNPTGKYWLTQVVVATRPLLPETPR; this comes from the coding sequence ATGCGCGAGGCAACTGATGGTGAGCACGTGAGCGGTGAGACACAGCCAAGTGTGCCTCCGTTCAGCAAGTACGTCAGGCGGGGAGCCTATCATTGGCTCGCGTTCAGCCGCGACCCCAGGAACCATGACCTCCTCACGGCCGCTCGGTACCGCGCAGTGCTGGATGCTGTACGTATCCGGGACGGCATGTCCGTTCTGGACGTCGGCTCTGGTGATGGCGCGCTCACTTACATGCTGTATCGCCGCAACCCGAATGGTCAGACATCGTGCGTCGAGCCGGACCTCACAGGCAGGGCACTGGCTGCCGAGATGCTGCGTAGGAAGGGCGCATCAGTCAAAGTTCTGGATGCTCTGGCCCTCGTCGGAGACGGAACACAGGATGTTGTGGTCTGCGCGGACGTGATCGAACACGTCGCGGACGCCCGAGGATTGCTGGCCGACATGCGGCGGGTCATGCGGCCGAACGGACGTCTCGTCCTATCCACCCCGGTCCGCCTTACCGAATTCGTACAGGCCAGGGAACACGTGCGAGAGTTCTTTCCCGGCGAGTTCAGCCGTCTTGTCGGCGAGTCCCTCTGCGTCACACAGCATGCCTTCTGCACATCGTTGTTCGCGCTCGATCTGTACTACTGGTACCCCAGGTTGTTCCTCCGAAGACCCGTCTTCCGCTGGCTGATGAGTCTTGCCAATATCTGGTTTGGAAAGAACCTCCTCTACAAGTTCAACCCTACAGGAAAGTATTGGCTCACCCAGGTCGTGGTGGCCACGCGCCCCCTTCTGCCCGAAACACCAAGGTAG
- a CDS encoding ABC transporter ATP-binding protein yields the protein MPEPVIRVEGLSKSYRIGARESYHTFREAITDALAAPFRRLRNLGRAPSGGDDTIWALKDVSFEVQQGEVLGIIGRNGAGKSTLLKILSRITEPTEGRARIRGRVASLLEVGTGFHPELTGRENIYLNGAILGMSRAEIARKFDEIVAFAELDKFIDTPVKRYSSGMYVRLAFAVAAHLEPEILLVDEVLAVGDAGFQQKCLGKMSEVAHGGRTVLFVSHNMAAIAHLCRRALVLDAGSLVADLDPGAAVRLYLRTLGESSGASVCLRTRTEESGDGSARILEGSIRDREGNPKVNFSLGESIVFEFAVRYLSPSQHYSHGILIVNSDGTPVYHLWDVDSRSSALHPARQRVVRACIPQLQLVPDRYRVSFWVGDTIGNRADLADGCLSFTVDQSNPRVRRPLLKAKGVVFQLADWSYRDVDTHLAGDIAQP from the coding sequence ATGCCTGAGCCCGTCATCCGAGTCGAGGGCCTCTCCAAGAGCTACCGCATCGGCGCGCGCGAGAGCTACCACACCTTCCGCGAGGCCATCACCGACGCCCTCGCCGCACCGTTCAGAAGGCTTCGGAACCTCGGCCGCGCCCCGAGCGGCGGCGACGACACCATCTGGGCCCTCAAAGACGTCTCCTTCGAGGTCCAGCAAGGCGAGGTGCTTGGCATCATTGGCCGCAACGGCGCCGGCAAGAGCACCCTGCTCAAGATCCTCTCCCGCATCACCGAGCCGACCGAGGGCCGCGCCCGCATACGGGGCCGTGTCGCCAGCCTCCTGGAGGTCGGCACCGGCTTCCATCCCGAGCTCACGGGCCGCGAGAACATCTACCTCAACGGCGCCATCCTCGGCATGAGCAGGGCCGAGATCGCCCGCAAGTTCGACGAGATTGTCGCCTTCGCCGAGCTGGACAAGTTCATAGACACCCCCGTCAAGCGGTATTCCTCGGGCATGTACGTCCGTCTCGCCTTCGCCGTCGCCGCCCACCTCGAGCCCGAGATCCTGCTCGTGGACGAGGTGCTCGCCGTGGGGGATGCGGGGTTCCAACAGAAGTGCCTGGGGAAGATGAGCGAGGTCGCGCACGGCGGCCGAACGGTGCTCTTCGTGAGCCACAACATGGCCGCGATTGCACACTTATGTCGTCGAGCCTTGGTGCTGGACGCGGGCAGCCTTGTGGCGGATCTCGATCCAGGCGCGGCTGTCAGGCTCTACCTGCGGACTCTAGGCGAAAGCAGCGGAGCGAGTGTGTGTCTGCGGACCAGGACGGAGGAGAGCGGTGATGGATCTGCCAGGATTCTTGAGGGTTCCATCCGTGATAGGGAGGGCAACCCTAAGGTCAACTTCAGCCTTGGCGAGTCCATCGTCTTTGAGTTTGCTGTTCGCTACTTGTCGCCTTCTCAGCACTATAGCCACGGCATCCTCATCGTCAACAGCGACGGAACTCCAGTCTATCACCTTTGGGACGTCGACTCAAGGTCGAGTGCTCTCCACCCGGCTCGCCAGCGTGTGGTCCGCGCATGCATTCCCCAGCTTCAGCTTGTTCCCGACCGCTACAGGGTGTCGTTCTGGGTTGGCGACACCATCGGGAATCGAGCCGACCTTGCAGATGGTTGCCTCAGCTTCACTGTTGACCAATCGAATCCTCGGGTGAGACGACCACTTCTCAAGGCAAAGGGCGTCGTCTTCCAGCTCGCTGACTGGTCGTACCGGGATGTGGACACCCATCTGGCAGGCGACATTGCTCAGCCGTGA
- a CDS encoding ABC transporter permease: protein MAVAEPSAPPAPLPELVIKPCKGWLPINFREIWRYRELLYFLAWRDVKVRYKQTVLGFLWAFLQPFTKMVIFSAIFGGLAKIDSEGFPYPIFLYAGLLPWQFFSESLSRSSSSVVGSSNLITKVYFPRLIIPLSAIGACLVDFAISFTILIGLMLYYSIPPTLATLLVVPLVALTIFAAFGVGCLLSALDVTYRDFRYMIPFVIQIWMFLTPVLYPVQIVPPRWQWLLLLNPLTGIVDAYRSAILGKPFHWGQLAVSTGVILLAILIGTLYFRKTERRFADII, encoded by the coding sequence ATGGCCGTCGCTGAGCCATCCGCCCCTCCGGCCCCGCTGCCCGAGCTGGTCATCAAGCCCTGCAAGGGCTGGCTCCCCATCAACTTCCGCGAAATCTGGCGCTACCGCGAACTCCTCTACTTCCTCGCCTGGCGCGACGTCAAGGTCCGCTACAAGCAGACCGTGCTCGGCTTCCTCTGGGCCTTCCTCCAGCCCTTCACCAAGATGGTCATCTTCAGCGCCATCTTCGGCGGCCTGGCCAAGATCGACTCCGAGGGCTTCCCCTACCCCATCTTCCTCTACGCCGGCCTGCTGCCCTGGCAATTCTTCTCCGAATCGCTCAGCCGCAGCAGCAGCAGCGTCGTCGGCTCCTCCAACCTCATCACCAAAGTCTACTTCCCACGCCTCATCATCCCCCTCTCCGCCATCGGAGCATGCCTGGTGGACTTTGCGATCTCCTTCACCATCCTCATCGGCCTGATGCTCTACTACAGCATCCCGCCCACCCTGGCCACGCTGCTCGTCGTGCCCCTGGTCGCCCTCACCATCTTCGCCGCCTTCGGCGTAGGGTGTCTGCTCAGCGCCCTCGACGTCACCTACCGCGACTTCCGCTACATGATCCCCTTCGTCATCCAGATCTGGATGTTCCTCACCCCCGTCCTCTACCCCGTCCAGATCGTGCCACCGAGGTGGCAGTGGCTGCTCCTGCTCAACCCCCTCACCGGCATCGTGGACGCCTACCGCTCCGCCATCCTCGGCAAGCCGTTCCACTGGGGCCAGCTCGCCGTCTCCACGGGCGTCATCCTGCTCGCCATCCTCATCGGCACCCTCTACTTCCGCAAGACCGAGCGGCGCTTTGCAGACATCATCTAG
- a CDS encoding MraY family glycosyltransferase: protein MKTYVATVAAAAGLSLAITPLVAWIARRIRLVDRPDPRKVHSGAIPRVGGVAIIVATAAAVLLGMTLTNIIGTALRAAQKGLLVILAFAGLVAVAGLVDDVRGLRARYKLLIQVAAACGVCAFGIRIEAIVVKGVLSLDLGWLSWPLTVLWIVGITNAVNLIDGLDGLCAGICAAACAVIGIFAIHTNQAVMAVLMAALLGSLLGFLYHNFNPAKVFMGDCGTYFLGFVLATASVFCATKASTIVGLALPALALGVPIFDTLFSMLRRFLERRSIFAPDRGHIHHRLIDMGVQHRHVVLILYLVTILAAGMGLFMMLTRDAGQLLVLAGVLVLLLLVFGIAGSVSLSDTMAGIQRKLAISRAIQQGRREFESAELGLRRATTFDEWWQALCAAAAQMQLAALTLTLDNRDGTQRTLTWSQANPQGHPTLKATIPVRHRRSGASLDAQVEAPVNGSLEIAGQTLAYFTRLLDEHNPASLPAPSRPVHAPDPATPDPAPGAAQSHGRR from the coding sequence ATGAAGACCTATGTGGCCACCGTAGCCGCCGCGGCGGGGCTCTCGCTAGCCATCACCCCCCTGGTGGCATGGATTGCGCGCCGAATCCGCCTGGTGGACAGGCCGGACCCCCGAAAGGTCCACTCCGGGGCCATTCCCCGCGTCGGCGGGGTCGCCATCATCGTGGCCACGGCGGCTGCCGTGCTCCTCGGGATGACGCTGACGAACATCATCGGGACCGCGCTGCGCGCCGCCCAGAAGGGCCTCCTTGTGATTCTGGCCTTCGCCGGACTGGTCGCCGTCGCGGGCCTGGTGGACGATGTTCGCGGCCTTCGCGCCCGCTACAAGCTCCTGATACAGGTGGCCGCCGCCTGCGGCGTGTGCGCCTTCGGCATCCGCATCGAGGCCATCGTCGTCAAGGGGGTCCTCTCGCTCGACCTCGGCTGGCTCTCGTGGCCCCTCACAGTCCTCTGGATCGTCGGGATCACCAACGCCGTGAACCTGATTGACGGCCTGGACGGCCTGTGCGCCGGCATCTGCGCGGCGGCCTGCGCGGTCATCGGCATCTTCGCCATCCACACCAACCAGGCGGTCATGGCCGTGCTCATGGCGGCTCTCCTGGGCAGCCTTCTGGGCTTCCTCTACCACAACTTCAACCCCGCCAAGGTCTTCATGGGCGACTGCGGCACCTATTTCCTCGGCTTCGTCCTGGCCACCGCGAGCGTCTTCTGCGCCACCAAGGCATCCACCATAGTGGGTCTCGCGCTCCCCGCCCTCGCCCTGGGCGTGCCCATCTTCGACACGCTGTTCAGCATGCTCCGACGCTTCCTCGAGCGCCGCTCGATCTTCGCGCCCGACCGCGGCCACATCCATCACCGCCTGATCGACATGGGCGTCCAGCACCGCCACGTCGTCCTGATCCTCTACCTCGTCACCATCCTTGCCGCAGGAATGGGCCTGTTCATGATGCTCACGCGCGACGCCGGGCAGCTTCTCGTTCTCGCCGGCGTCCTCGTGCTCCTGCTCCTGGTCTTCGGGATCGCGGGCTCCGTGTCCCTGAGCGACACGATGGCGGGCATCCAGCGCAAGCTGGCCATCTCCCGCGCCATCCAACAGGGCCGGCGCGAGTTCGAGAGCGCCGAGCTGGGCCTCCGCCGAGCGACCACGTTCGATGAATGGTGGCAGGCCCTCTGCGCGGCCGCCGCCCAAATGCAGCTCGCCGCTCTCACCCTCACCCTCGACAACCGCGACGGCACGCAACGCACCCTCACCTGGAGCCAGGCGAACCCCCAGGGCCACCCCACCCTCAAGGCCACCATCCCCGTGCGCCACCGCCGCAGCGGCGCGAGCCTCGATGCCCAGGTCGAGGCCCCCGTCAACGGCTCGCTCGAAATCGCCGGCCAGACGCTCGCCTACTTCACCCGTCTCCTCGACGAGCACAACCCGGCCTCCCTGCCCGCCCCGTCGCGCCCCGTTCACGCCCCGGACCCCGCCACGCCCGATCCAGCCCCCGGAGCCGCACAGTCCCATGGCCGTCGCTGA
- a CDS encoding antitermination protein NusG yields the protein MLKAAENPPSLPPGVEVPAGLRGRWWVAHTKARNEKALAWDLLRHGIGYFLPLCQHVFFSGGRKRRTLIPLFTSYVFFCGDEAARRAALTTNRVCRTLEVADQERLVRELSAVQRAISASADLEPYPQAAVGRRCRVRAGPFADLEGVVVDRRARAQLVLEVSLLRVGAALLVDADLLEPVD from the coding sequence GTGCTGAAAGCTGCCGAGAACCCGCCGAGTCTGCCGCCCGGCGTCGAGGTGCCGGCGGGCCTGCGGGGCCGCTGGTGGGTGGCGCACACCAAGGCCCGCAACGAGAAGGCGCTCGCCTGGGACCTGCTGCGCCACGGCATCGGGTACTTCCTTCCGCTGTGCCAGCACGTGTTCTTCTCCGGCGGCCGCAAGCGCCGGACGCTGATCCCCCTCTTCACTTCTTATGTCTTCTTCTGCGGCGACGAGGCCGCTCGGCGCGCGGCGCTGACGACGAACCGCGTCTGCCGAACCCTGGAGGTGGCCGACCAGGAACGCCTGGTCCGCGAGCTGTCGGCCGTCCAGCGCGCGATATCCGCCAGCGCCGACCTGGAGCCTTACCCTCAGGCCGCCGTCGGCCGCCGATGCCGCGTCAGAGCAGGGCCCTTCGCGGACCTGGAGGGCGTTGTCGTAGACCGCCGGGCCCGCGCGCAACTGGTGCTCGAGGTGAGCCTCCTTCGTGTCGGTGCAGCGCTCCTGGTGGACGCTGACCTCCTGGAGCCTGTGGACTAG